The Haloplanus natans DSM 17983 DNA segment GCCCGCAGACATCACGAACCGTGCGGTGGGCGCCGTCGAGGCGCTGGCCGAACTCCCGGCGGCCTACGGCCTCCCCCGCGACGAGGGGCTCCGCCTTCCCTACGTCGTCCCCGAACTCGACGGCGTGCCCATCTACGACCACGAGCGACTCCCCACCGTCACCCGCGAGTCGCTCGTTCCCGAGGCGCTGACGATTCGGTCGTTCGACGCCCTCTCCGAACCGCCCACGGACCTCCCGGCGCGGGAGACGGGTATCGTCTTCGGCTACGAGGGGCGACCGACCCCGGACGCCGACATCGACGTGACCTACGACCTCGTGCCGACGGCGGAACTGGAGGACATCTCGACGTTCACCGGCCCGCAGTTGAGCTTCGAGTTCGCCGTCCCCCAGTTCGCGGAGGACGCCATCGCGAGCCACATCACCACGGCCGGCACGCCGTGGGCCCAGGAGCGGTACGCCGATCCGGCGGTCGACATCACCGAACCGGCCCATCGAGCGGCGCTCTCCGACCGCTACGACGCCATCGACCCGCCCGGCCCGATCAACGACGTGATCGCGACGGTTAGCCAGGTGATCCAGTCGCCGGACGCCCCCGACAGCGCGGGCGTGACGACGACGGAGACGGCCGTCGAAGCCATCGCTCTCCTCCGGAGCGACCCGGTCGCCGCCCCGACGTTCCGTGGCGTGTCGGTGTTCCGCGGCGTCGAATCCGGTTCCCACCGCCTGACGGTCAACGCCCCCGGACTCGCGCCCCACGAGGAACCGGTCGAGGTGGGTGACGGGGGCGCGAACACCGACACCGACACCACCGCCACCGCGACGGCGCCCGAGTCCGACACCGTCCGAACGACGGCTCTCGCCGGCGTCGACGGCGAGATTCCCCTCGTCGCGAGCGCGGACGCCGCCAGACTCGAACTGAACGCCGACGGGACGGAGGCGGAGTTGACCGCCGTCACCGTCGCCGACGACTTCGGTGGCCGGCTGTACGAGGCGACCCTCGACGGCAACGACGCCGTCTACGTCCACCGCGCCGGGGCGTACACGACGGAGGTCAGGGATACCGACGGTGCGATCGGTGCCTTCCGCGTCAACCCGGCCGAGGCCGCGCCGGTGCGGATCGAGCGCCCGCGGACGGGCAAGGCGTCGCTCGCGTCCTTTGTCGCCGACATCACGGGCGAGACGGCGGATCGTCTCGCGTCCATCGGCAGCGACGACGAGGAGGACGGCGACGCGTCGGCCCCCGGGGACGCCGCCCCCGGCGCCGCTAGCACGACCAACACCCTCGGTGGCCTGCTCCGCGCGCTGGAGGCGGTCAGCGGCGCGGCGGAGCGGGCGGCCGAACGGGCCGAGGGAGGTGACCGGCGCGGAACCGATCGGGCGCTGGAGACGCTCGCCTCGAACCTCCAGCGCGCCGTCGAACGGTTCGACGGCCTGCGCGATACGCTCCCCGACCCCGAGGCCGCCTCGGCCGACCGCGGGTTCCGGCAGGCACAACGCCGTACCAACCAGGCCATCGCCTCGGAGAAACTGTAGGTAGGGTCACCCTGACGGCCGGATGCGCGCCGGTCGATCCGACCGAGACGGAGATGCGGGCTGCGGTTCGAATCAGACCTCCGCCAGCGCCGCCTCGAACCCGCGAAGCAGGCCGGCGCCGTCCGTCCCGCCGAGATCCGGGAGCGTCGCGCGTTCCGGGTGAGGCATCATCACGGCCACCGTCTCCCGGTCGCCGAGGACGCCCGCCACCGATCCCCGTGAACCGTTGGGGTTGGCGTCGTCGGTGACGGCGCCCTCAGAATCGCAGTAGCGAAGCAGGATCCGATCCTCGTTCACGAGGCGGTCGTACGTCTCGTCGTTCGCCTCGAAGCGCCCTTCGCCGTGGGCGATGGGGAGTTCGAGTACGTCGCCCTCGTCGTACGCGCGGGTCCACGGCGTGTCGGCGTTCTCGATGCGGACGTGGACGCGCTCACACTGGAAGCGTGCGCTCTCGTTGATCGTGAACGCGCCGGGCGTGAGGCCGGCTTCACAGCCGATCTGGGCACCGTTACAGACACCGAGGACGGGGACGCCACGGCTTGCGGCCTCGCGCACGTCTTCGAGGATCGGGGTCCGGGCCGCCATCACGCCCGCGCGGAGGTAGTCGCCGTAGGAGAAACCGCCGGGGAGCATCACGCCCGTCGCGTCGGCGGGCAGGCCGTCCTCGTACCAGACGCGTTCGGCGTCGATACCGAGATGCGTGAGCGCGCGCACTGAGTCACGGTCGCAGTTGCTCCCGCCGAACTGGATCACCGCGACCGTCATCGCTCCGTGACCCCAACCTCGTAGTCGTGGATGGTCGGGTTCGCGAGCAGTCGCTCCGCCATCTCGTCGGCGCGTTCCTCGGCCGCGGCGACTGATTCGGCGTCGAGGTCGATCTCGAACCGGTCGGCCGACCGGAGGTCCTCGAGTTCGAACCCGAGTCGTTCGAGCGCGCGCTGGGTCGTCTCCGCCTCCGGATCGAGGACGCCCCGCTTGAGTCGCACCGTGACCGTCGCGGTGTATGCCGTCATCGCCCGACCGTCGGTGGCCGGGCGCAAAAGCCGTTTTGGAGTCGTCGTCCTACAGGTTTCGCACCGCGTCCACCGCGTCCCCGATGTCCGGCGCGTCGAACCACGCGCTGCCCGTGTAAGCGTTCGCCCCCGCCGCGTACATATCGGCGACGGCGGTGATCACGCTTTCGGGAAGCGGGTTGGGTGCCACGTCACACAGCGGTCGCCAGTCGGCCACGCCCTGTCGGTCGGCCGCCGCCTTCGCCTCGCCCACCGCCTCGACCCACTCGGGGTGGGCCCGCTTGTAGTACTGACGCACCACCTCTTTCGACACCTCCTGTCCCGCGTAGGCGAAGCGGTTCTCGTCGAACGTCCCCACCACGTCCGCCACCCGAACCTCGCCGTCGACGTAGCAACACTCGATCTTGCCATCCTCGTGGACGAAGCCCGTTTCGGCCGCTCGGTCGGTGACGACGCGGTTCACCTCGCGCGCCAGGTCGTCGAGGGCGTCGACGTCGGCGGCGCCCGCGATGCGTTCGGCCTCGCTTCGGTCGAGATACCGGTCCTGCTCCTCGTATTTCGTCGAGAACTCGACGACCGGCTCCGGCAGGTCGACCGGCCCGTCCGGCCACGAGTCGTGGTCGAGGCCGTAGTTGCTCGGCTCGCCACGGGTCCGGAGACTCGACCCCACGGGCACCGTGTTTCGGAAGACGATTTCCAGGGGGATCAGGTAGTTCGTGCCCGCCGCGCCGTGGTAGGCGTCGTAGTCGTACGCGCCCGCGGAAAAGGGCAGGTCCGGCACCTGCACGAGTTCGATGGCGAGTTCGCGCGGCGCCGCCTCGGCGTCGTCGAGGGGCACGGCGTCGGGGCCGACGCCACGGTAGTGGGTGGGGACGCCCGCGGCCTCCAGCCGTTCGAAGTTGAACGCGCCCATCGTACAGAGGCTGCGGCCCTTCTCCGGAATCCGGTCGGGCATCGCCCCCCAGTCGAAGACGGAGTAGTCGTCGGTGAAGGCGAAGCGCCCGCGCCCCGTCGCCGCCGCCGTGGGTTCGTGCTCGACGCGGAACTCCTTGACGCTGGTCATACTGAGGGACGCGGCGCCCGCCGGCAAAAGCGATTCGACCCGTCCGGCTCGGCGGACCCCCGATGCTTTTACCCCGGCGCCCGTCGGCTGACCCGTGCCCGGCGCCTCGCCCGACACCTCGGATGTCGACGCGTCCGGCGTCACCGTCGATTCCGACCCCGTGACCGATGTCGACCTCCGGCGCCTCCGCGACCTGAGCTACCTGCTCGACGACTCGATCCGGCTCCCCGGCGGCTACCGGATCGGCATCGAACCGCTGATCGGCCTCCTGCCCGTCGTCGGCGACGGCGTCGGCCTCGCCATCTCGGCGTACGTCTTCGCCGTCGCCGCCCGCGCCGGCGTCCCGCGGGCGACGCTCGGCCGCGTCGCCGTCATCCTCTGGCTCGACGCCGTCGTCGGGAGCGTCCCCCTCCTCGGCGACCTGTTCGACGCCTACTGGAAGGCGAACCTGCGGACGGCGAACCTGCTCGACGCCCGCGTCGCCGACCCCGCGAGCGCGGTCGCCGACCGCCGGTATCTGCGCCGGGTAGCCGTCGTCGCCCTCGCTCTCACGCTCGTCGTCGTCGCCGTCGTCGTCGCCCTCGCGTGGTGGGCCGCGACCCGGGTCGGCGTGATCGGATAGCAAGACAGTTACGCGCGCCGACCCCGACTCCGGTATGAGCCTCCTCGACGACGCCCGCCGCCTCGCCGCGACCGGCCCGGTGTGTGATGCGTGTCTGGGGCGCGTCTTCGCCGACCGGAGCTTCGGGTTGACCAACGCCGAGCGTGGCCGGTCGCTCCGCGTCGCCGCCGCCATCGACGACGACGAGCCGTTCGACCCCGTCGACCGTACGGACTGCTGGGTCTGTGAGGGCCGCTGTGCCGACTTCGACGACTGGGCCGAACGTGCCGCCGAGTCCGTCGACGGCATCGAGTTCGACACCTACCAGGTCGGCACCCGCACGCCGCCCCTGATCGAGGAGAACGAGCGCCTGCTCCGCGAGGAGGTCGGCGCCGATCCCGACGCCGGCGAGGCGTTCAAGTCGGAGTTCAACCGCGAAGTCGGCAAGCGCGTCGGCCGCCGCACCGGCACCGAGGTGGACTTCGAGCGCCCGGACGTGCAGTTCGTCCTCGATTTGGACGCCAATCGCGTGGAGACGACGATCAACTCCGCGTTCGTCTACGGTCGCTACCGCAAGCTCGAACGCGACATCCCCCAGACGGAGTGGCCGTGTCGGGAGTGCGACGGGAGCGGACGGCAGGGGAGCCAGCCCTGCGATCACTGCGGCGGGTCGGGCTATCTCTACGACCGGAGCGTCGAGGGGCTGACCGCGCCCCTCGTCGAGGACGTGATGGACGGCGTCGACGCCACCTTCCACGGCGCCGGCCGCGAGGACGTGGACGCCCGGATGCTCGGCACCGGCCGGCCGTTCGTCGTCGAGGTGAAAGAGCCCCGGCGCCGCGATATCGACGTGGCGCGGCTCGAATCCGACATCAACGCCTTCGCCGACGGCGCCGTCGAGGTGGAGGGGCTTCGCCTCGCCACCTACGAGATGGTCGAACGGGTCAAGCGACTGGACGCGAGCAAGACCTACCGCGCCGCCGTCGAGTTCGACGACCCGGTCGACGCCGACGCCCTCGCCGACGCCGTGGCGGCACTCGACGGCGCGACGGTCGAGCAGTACACGCCCCGGCGGGTCGACCACCGCCGGGCGAACCTGACCCGCACTCGCGAGGTGTACGACATCTCGGGCGACCTCGACGATCCGACCCACGCCACGGTCGAGATTCACGGCGCCGGCGGCCTCTACGTGAAGGAACTCGTCTCCGGCGACGACGGGCGGACGGAGCCCAGCCTCGCCGGACTGCTGGGCGTCGGCGCGCGCGTCACTGCCCTCGACGTGCTCGCCGTGGCGGGCGAAGACGAACCGTTCGAGGACGAGGCGTACTTCGCGGAGCCGCCGGGTACATAGTCGTCCGGTGCCTACAAGCCTGCATGACGGACGATCACGCACTCGCGACGCTCGCGGGCGGCTGTTTCTGGTGTCTCGAAGCACCGTTTCAGGAACTTCGCGGCGTCCACGCCGTCACCTCCGGCTACGCCGGCGGCGACACGCCCGATCCGACCTACGAGGCGGTGTGTTCCGGGTCGACCGGCCACGCCGAAGTCGTCCAGGTCGAATACGACCCCGACCGCATCTCCTACGCCGACCTGCTGGCGGTCTTTTTCGCGCTCCACAACCCGACCACGAAGGACCGACAGGGGCCGGACGTGGGCTCGCAGTACCGCTCGGCTATCTTCACCCACGACGACGACCAGCGGGTGGTTGCGGAGGCGACGGTCGAACGCCTCGCCGACGACTACGACGACCCCATCGTCACCGAAGTCGAGCCACTGGAGACGTTCTATCCCGCCGAGGACTACCACCAGGACTACTACGCCAACAACCCCCAGCGGGCGTACTGTCAGGTGCAGGTCCGGCCGAAGCTACAGAAGGTTCGCGAGCAGTTCGCGGCACAGGTGGCCGAGGACTGATAGAGAGTACTGTCAGTCATCGCCGGTGGGTCGGAACGGGTCGGCGAACCACCGGTAACCAGTTACAGTAAACAGTATGAGACAATCCGTCGTCACTCCGCCGGGCGCCGTCCTCGATGGCGATGGCGTTTCGGACGGGCTCCCGTGCCGTCGACTTCGACCCAAACGGCTTTGATGCGGTCCGCACACCAGCCGGTATGCAGATCGGTGCCGACGAGGCGGGCAAGGGGCCGGTGCTCGGGCCGATGGTCGCGGCGGCGGTCCGGGCGCCGGCCGACGCGGTTCCCGACGCTGTCGACGACTCGAAACGGCTCGCGCCGGCCCGTCGAGCGACGCTGGCCGACAGGCTCCGGAGCGACACTGCCGTCGATGTCGGCGTCGCCGTCGTCCCGCCGGCCCGCATCGACGATCCGGAGACGGACATGAACTCGTTGACCGTCGCGGCACAGGCCGAGGCGGTCGCGGCGGTGGCGGCCGAGGGCGACGCCGTGACCGTCGACGCGGGCGACGTGGACGCCGAACGGTTCGGGCGGCGGGTCGCCGAGGGCGTCGACGCCGCAGTGACGATGCGGTCCGAGCATCGCGCCGACGAGACACACGCCCACGTCGCGGCGGCGAGCATCGTCGCCAAAGTCGAGCGTGACGCCCGTATCGATGCGCTCGCGGACGCCTACGGCGAGGTGGGCAGCGGCTATCCGAGCGACGAGCGGACCCGGGCGTTTCTGGCCGCGTACGTTCGCGAGAACGGATCGTTGCCCGACTGCGCGCGGGCGTCGTGGTCGACCTGCGACGACGTGCTCGCGGCCGCCGAGCAGTCGTCGCTCGCGGACTTCTAACTGTCCCGCGTCAGCAGCGCCCGCAGGATGTCACCGTACGCCGGGCGCGTGAGCAAAACGCCCACGACGACCCCGAGGATGGTGAAGATGGCAAAGCCCTGCAGGTCGCCGAGCGAGAGGACCGCGAGCGGACTCATCGCGATGATGGTCGTCGCGGCGGCGGCGCCGATGACCCAGAACGCCTTCTTGAACCGGGACTGGAAGACGCGGCGACTGTTCACGTCGCCCTCGGCCATCACCTCGTCGGCGATGATGATGAGGTCGTCCACCCCCGTCCCGATGACGGCGATGAAGCCGGCGATGACCGAGAGGTCGAGCGGGTAGCCGATGCCGGCCGCGAACCCGAGGAGGATCACCACCTCCGAGAGCGCGGTGACGACCATCGGCAGGGCCACCTCGAGTTCACCGTAGCGGACGAAGACGACGCCCGAGACGGCGAACACCGCGATGATCCCGGTCAACAGCGAATCGGTTCGGAACTGCTGGCCCTGACTCGGGGAGACAAACGAGGAGGTCCCCGCACCGTCCGGCCCGATGTCGAGGGGCGCGGGGAGCGCGCCGGCGCGCAGGTTGATCGCCACCTGTCGCGCCGCGCTGAAGTTCCGGGTCTGCAGGATGAACCGGGGGTCCTGTGCCCACTCGCCGGAACGCATCCCGGACGCCAGCCCCGGGCTCATCCCGAAGGAGTTGACGACCTGTCCGTCGACGATCAGCAGGAGACAGGCGTCGGTGCCGTTGGGGTTCGTCGTGTAGGAACATCGCGAGCCGCCCTGGCTTGCGAGGCCCGTCCGAATCATCGCCTGCTGGAACTCGGGGGCGACGCTCTCGCGCACCACGACCGGGACGTTCGGCAACTGACCCTCGCCGCCCTGCTGGGCGTTACCGATGCTCTGGAAGTCGTCCTGTTCGAGCACAGTCCGCTGTTCGTATCCGCTGTCGGTCGGGTAGTAGGCGTCGACGCGGACGCTCCCGCGCTGGTTCACCAGGTCGACCACGCGCTGACGGTTCTCGTCCGGCACCTCGATGAGGATGTAGTTCTCACCCGTCGGCGTCTGAATCTGCTGGACGGTCCCGCCGGAGAGGCCCGCCTCGTTGATCTTGTTCGAGAGGATGTCGACGGCCTGGGCGCGCGTCTGCTCGGTGACGCCCTCCCGCGTCTCCTCGTAAGTATACCCCGCGGCTTCGAGGGCGTTCCCGAGGTCCTGTGGGCTCACGCCGTCGATGGTCACCTCGACCGTGCCCCCCGTCTGGGATGTCGGGCGGACGATGACGTCGGCGACGGTCACGCCGTCGAGTTCGCCGGCCACGGCCTGCTCTATCGCCGGCGGCTGATCGCCGCCGAACTCGACGCCCTCGGCGGTGACGCCCACCAGCGGCGCGCGGATGCGCGTCCCGCCGGAGAGCTGCAGGCCGTACTGGAGATTCGTCACCCCGCTACTCGCGAGGCCCGCCGCGTCGCTGCCGTCCTCGGCCATCGTGGGCGAAAATAGCGCGAAGAGGCTGCCCACGAGCACGAGGATCAGGAGGATGACCCGCCAGTTCTCACGGACCGTACCCATCAGTTCCCCACCCCCTCGTATTTGTACCAGCGAAGGAGGCTCAGGTTGAGCATGTAGGTGTTCAGGAGGTCAGTCGTGAGTCCGAACACGAGGACGGTCCCGATGGCGGCGAGGAGTTGGATGCCGAACAGCGTCGCCACGATGGTCATGACGACCATCGCCGCGAGCGACGTGAGCGTCATGGTGACGCCGGTCCGCATCGCCCGGTACGTCGACTCGTAGAACCCGCCCGACCGCCTGAGGATGTGGTTGTTGAGCAGGATGTCGGAGTCGACGCTGTACCCGATGATCATGAGGAGCGCAGCGACGGTCCCCAGCGTGAGTTCGATGCCGAGGACGTTCATCAGCGCCACCGGGATCACGATGTCGGAAAACGCCGAGATGACGACTGCTATCGAAGGCACGAACGTCCGGAACATGAGGAAAACGAGCGCGCTCATGCCCAGGAAGGCGAAGGCGACGCCGCCGAGGGCGAGCAGTTGCGTCCGCGACCCGAAGGAGGGCGAGACGGTGTAGCTCGACGCCACCTCGAAGCCGGCCGCTCGCGCCTGCTCTTCGAGCGCCGAGACGCCCACCTCCTCGGTCTGGAAGGTCAGAATGTAGGTGTTGTCGGAGGGCACGCCCCGGATCGACTCGGGTGCGGGATCGAACGCCGCCCGTATCTGCTCGCGTGCCTGCCCGTCCGGTGCGTCGACGGCGACCCGAAGCTCGGCGCCGCCGGTGAATTCGAGGCCGGGATTGACCGGCACGCCGGTCGCGACGTACCACCCTGCGATGATCAGGAGGGCGATGGCGAGCACCGCGAGTGGCACCGCCGCGAGCTGGCGATTCGTGTACCGGGTGTAATCGATCTCCGGTACTTCGAACGCTACCATGTCCGCCGGTCCAGCCCGACGCCTACTAAGCCTTCTTATGTCCGCCGGAACGGACGGTCCCGGCGGCGCGTCCGCGTGTCCATCGACACGCCCATTATCGCCGCCGTTCGTCGGACGCGTATGGGACTTGTCGCCGAGTACGCGATCCCATGTGACGGCCTGCCGCTCGTCGGCGTCGCGGCCGCCGTCCCCGACGCGACGCTGGAGGTGGAGATTCAGTTCAACCACGGCGCCCGCCCCCCGTTTCTCGTCTACGCGACCCACGACGACCACGCCCCGATCGAACGGGCGTTCGAGCCGTCGGACTTCGTCGACCAATATGTGCTGGTAGGGCAGGCGGGCGAGACGCGGCGCTATCAGGTGCGGCCGGCAGTCAGCATGAAGGCCCAGCTGGGCGACCATCTCGACGACCTCGACGACCTCCGGGCGCTGGCGACGGCCGAGGCGATCGTCGAACGGATTCGAGTGACCCCGACGGGCTGGGTGCAGACCGGCTGGTTCGCCGACCGAGCGGCGTTCGACGAGTTTCGGACGTTCTGGGTGCGCAACGACTGCTTCGCGCTCCGGCGACTCACCCGCGACGGCGACCCCGAGCCACCGGGCAACGGCCTCACCGACCGCCAGCGCGAGGCGCTCCGCATCGCCTACGAGATGGGCTATTTCGAGGTTCCACGGCGCGCGTCGCTCGACGACGTGGCCACCGAACTCGGCATCTCCGCCTCGGCGCTCTCCGAACGCCTCCGCCGAGCCCAGACGCGGGTGATCGAGACGACCGTCGCCTCGACGTGGCCGCCGTTACCCGACGGGACATAAACGGCCTCACGACTGAGAGTGAGACGTAGGCCGCCGGGCGACGAACCCGGAGTCGCCGATGCCAACTGTAACGTCCCCGGACGGTACACGGATCGCGTACGAACGACACGGCGACGGCCCGCCGCTCGTCTGCCTCCACGG contains these protein-coding regions:
- the purQ gene encoding phosphoribosylformylglycinamidine synthase I, translated to MTVAVIQFGGSNCDRDSVRALTHLGIDAERVWYEDGLPADATGVMLPGGFSYGDYLRAGVMAARTPILEDVREAASRGVPVLGVCNGAQIGCEAGLTPGAFTINESARFQCERVHVRIENADTPWTRAYDEGDVLELPIAHGEGRFEANDETYDRLVNEDRILLRYCDSEGAVTDDANPNGSRGSVAGVLGDRETVAVMMPHPERATLPDLGGTDGAGLLRGFEAALAEV
- the purS gene encoding phosphoribosylformylglycinamidine synthase subunit PurS — encoded protein: MTAYTATVTVRLKRGVLDPEAETTQRALERLGFELEDLRSADRFEIDLDAESVAAAEERADEMAERLLANPTIHDYEVGVTER
- a CDS encoding phosphoribosylaminoimidazolesuccinocarboxamide synthase, producing the protein MTSVKEFRVEHEPTAAATGRGRFAFTDDYSVFDWGAMPDRIPEKGRSLCTMGAFNFERLEAAGVPTHYRGVGPDAVPLDDAEAAPRELAIELVQVPDLPFSAGAYDYDAYHGAAGTNYLIPLEIVFRNTVPVGSSLRTRGEPSNYGLDHDSWPDGPVDLPEPVVEFSTKYEEQDRYLDRSEAERIAGAADVDALDDLAREVNRVVTDRAAETGFVHEDGKIECCYVDGEVRVADVVGTFDENRFAYAGQEVSKEVVRQYYKRAHPEWVEAVGEAKAAADRQGVADWRPLCDVAPNPLPESVITAVADMYAAGANAYTGSAWFDAPDIGDAVDAVRNL
- a CDS encoding DUF4112 domain-containing protein, with amino-acid sequence MPGASPDTSDVDASGVTVDSDPVTDVDLRRLRDLSYLLDDSIRLPGGYRIGIEPLIGLLPVVGDGVGLAISAYVFAVAARAGVPRATLGRVAVILWLDAVVGSVPLLGDLFDAYWKANLRTANLLDARVADPASAVADRRYLRRVAVVALALTLVVVAVVVALAWWAATRVGVIG
- a CDS encoding tRNA pseudouridine(54/55) synthase Pus10 yields the protein MSLLDDARRLAATGPVCDACLGRVFADRSFGLTNAERGRSLRVAAAIDDDEPFDPVDRTDCWVCEGRCADFDDWAERAAESVDGIEFDTYQVGTRTPPLIEENERLLREEVGADPDAGEAFKSEFNREVGKRVGRRTGTEVDFERPDVQFVLDLDANRVETTINSAFVYGRYRKLERDIPQTEWPCRECDGSGRQGSQPCDHCGGSGYLYDRSVEGLTAPLVEDVMDGVDATFHGAGREDVDARMLGTGRPFVVEVKEPRRRDIDVARLESDINAFADGAVEVEGLRLATYEMVERVKRLDASKTYRAAVEFDDPVDADALADAVAALDGATVEQYTPRRVDHRRANLTRTREVYDISGDLDDPTHATVEIHGAGGLYVKELVSGDDGRTEPSLAGLLGVGARVTALDVLAVAGEDEPFEDEAYFAEPPGT
- the msrA gene encoding peptide-methionine (S)-S-oxide reductase MsrA — encoded protein: MTDDHALATLAGGCFWCLEAPFQELRGVHAVTSGYAGGDTPDPTYEAVCSGSTGHAEVVQVEYDPDRISYADLLAVFFALHNPTTKDRQGPDVGSQYRSAIFTHDDDQRVVAEATVERLADDYDDPIVTEVEPLETFYPAEDYHQDYYANNPQRAYCQVQVRPKLQKVREQFAAQVAED
- the rnhB gene encoding ribonuclease HII yields the protein MQIGADEAGKGPVLGPMVAAAVRAPADAVPDAVDDSKRLAPARRATLADRLRSDTAVDVGVAVVPPARIDDPETDMNSLTVAAQAEAVAAVAAEGDAVTVDAGDVDAERFGRRVAEGVDAAVTMRSEHRADETHAHVAAASIVAKVERDARIDALADAYGEVGSGYPSDERTRAFLAAYVRENGSLPDCARASWSTCDDVLAAAEQSSLADF
- a CDS encoding preprotein translocase subunit SecD, translating into MGTVRENWRVILLILVLVGSLFALFSPTMAEDGSDAAGLASSGVTNLQYGLQLSGGTRIRAPLVGVTAEGVEFGGDQPPAIEQAVAGELDGVTVADVIVRPTSQTGGTVEVTIDGVSPQDLGNALEAAGYTYEETREGVTEQTRAQAVDILSNKINEAGLSGGTVQQIQTPTGENYILIEVPDENRQRVVDLVNQRGSVRVDAYYPTDSGYEQRTVLEQDDFQSIGNAQQGGEGQLPNVPVVVRESVAPEFQQAMIRTGLASQGGSRCSYTTNPNGTDACLLLIVDGQVVNSFGMSPGLASGMRSGEWAQDPRFILQTRNFSAARQVAINLRAGALPAPLDIGPDGAGTSSFVSPSQGQQFRTDSLLTGIIAVFAVSGVVFVRYGELEVALPMVVTALSEVVILLGFAAGIGYPLDLSVIAGFIAVIGTGVDDLIIIADEVMAEGDVNSRRVFQSRFKKAFWVIGAAAATTIIAMSPLAVLSLGDLQGFAIFTILGVVVGVLLTRPAYGDILRALLTRDS
- the secF gene encoding protein translocase subunit SecF, giving the protein MVAFEVPEIDYTRYTNRQLAAVPLAVLAIALLIIAGWYVATGVPVNPGLEFTGGAELRVAVDAPDGQAREQIRAAFDPAPESIRGVPSDNTYILTFQTEEVGVSALEEQARAAGFEVASSYTVSPSFGSRTQLLALGGVAFAFLGMSALVFLMFRTFVPSIAVVISAFSDIVIPVALMNVLGIELTLGTVAALLMIIGYSVDSDILLNNHILRRSGGFYESTYRAMRTGVTMTLTSLAAMVVMTIVATLFGIQLLAAIGTVLVFGLTTDLLNTYMLNLSLLRWYKYEGVGN
- a CDS encoding helix-turn-helix domain-containing protein, with translation MGLVAEYAIPCDGLPLVGVAAAVPDATLEVEIQFNHGARPPFLVYATHDDHAPIERAFEPSDFVDQYVLVGQAGETRRYQVRPAVSMKAQLGDHLDDLDDLRALATAEAIVERIRVTPTGWVQTGWFADRAAFDEFRTFWVRNDCFALRRLTRDGDPEPPGNGLTDRQREALRIAYEMGYFEVPRRASLDDVATELGISASALSERLRRAQTRVIETTVASTWPPLPDGT